The DNA sequence AGCTACTTCATCCAAAATGCAAGCCAGAATGATTCCCGGTGCATTCagttggggggaaaaaaataaaaacaatttgaAGGTGATCGAAATGCAAAGATTACGTGATGTTTCTCTTCATTATTATATTCTCCCCGCATACACCATCCCCCTTATTCCTCTTTACTTCTGAATCAAGCAAAGAAACAGAGCAACAAAGAACACGGGCTATGATGTTGGCTGGCAAGCATCCAGAAAACAAAGCAACTGAAATCACTGGGAATTTCAGAGCATCGTGTGCAAAAATAATTTACCAGGTTTACATAGGAAATGCTCAGGCAGAAGTGTGAGTATGACACTGACTCAGTTTCACACTGATGCTCTGACCCCCAAGTCATCCCTTGTTCATAAATTAAACTGAAAGGATGCAGGGGTTCTCCTTGCATCTTTTTGCATATCCCTTTGCTTTCCACGGAAAGCAAAATCAAGACAGAGAGCTGCCTTCCCTCTCAAATATTCAAAAATTGCTGGAGGATAAGATAATGATTTCTACCAGTCCTAAGTTTTCTTCTGATTTTATGAAAACATTCCTGACTTAACATAGCTCTTAAAATGTTGCATTCCCAGTACCTTCAGTGTAACACTCCTTCTCATTCACAGTCTTTGGATTTCTGACAGAAATTTTTGTAAAGCATGGTGCCCTTAATTTCTTATGAAAACTTATTTCCAAATGAACAACTCCCATATTATCAAGAAGCTCTGCATCCAAATGAAAAGTATAAAGGAAAAGGCCAGGACATGCTATTGTAAATAAAATCTAATGTATGCTTCAGCTATTTACAGcttttacaaatatttattaGATGGCAAAATTCATTTGTTGCCATTACTGCTTCTCTGCTCAGCTGATAACTTGACCTCCCCACTGGTGACTGAAgggaaaggaggctgtggtgggaaaggaaaggaagatgaCCCTAGAGGTCACTTAGCTGGACATGCTGAGCatccagcacagcagtgctgcactGCAGGACCAAGGCACGTTCTGAGTACTCAGTCTTCCCACAGCCTTTCCATGGGAGGGGCGGAAATTACTTCTCCAAGGTCTGACACTGGAAGCAATGCTTCAAATGCTTTGATCCTCATGGATAACAAAGAAATGGAAGATACTTCATAGCATTCACAAGAAACCAAACCCAATTTGCTCCTTATCACCTTTTCTTTAAGGCTGGGAACAGGGCTCCCTGTGTAATACACAGGATTAATGGAGTTGATTGTCCCTGTCATGCCCACTGACTCCTGCCAGCTGTGCCTTTCTAGCCAAGATCCTTCCTGGACTCAGTGGGATAGCAGGAGAGTATGCTATTCCCTAAGGACCTAAGAATATATTGCACACACATTCATGACAATGCAAACTCCTTTATCCCCACTGCAGATGCCCCGGAGGCTTAACATCATTCTTCCCTATTGGTTGTCTAAAATAATGTCAGTGATTAAATCTCCCTTCTCTAATCACACCATAATATTATCCCTTCTAGGAACAAGCCATACCAGTATAAATACTACCATATATGCATTTTTCTGCTCACAAAGAGGAATTCCATCTTTCTGGCAATATATACAAAAGAATAGGAGCTTGTGTGTCTGAATGAGCactggaaatgttcaaaaatACTTCTATAAGGTGCCATATTGGCTAGAAGCAACACATATCTACTATGGGAAGCAAATAAGCAAGTACTACAGGGGCTTTCTCCTGTCGTGCTCTGAGCAGATCTGAACCAATATGGTTGCTAAACCAAGGCATTCTGTTTGCACAGTATTTTCATCTTGGTAGTGCGGATCTGAAGTGAGCAAGCAATTTCAGAGTACTTCAGAAAAACTTCAATGTAGGAAAGAAAAGGTAAAGTTTTTTGCAAGGCTTCTGACTAGAAGCttacaggagaagcaaatgttGAATAGGGCTGCCCTATGTTGGCACAGCTATATGCTAATCTTGAAATAGTGGGTATAAGTGTATTTAATGAGCAAAGCTATGCAGTTGCCATCATTAGTGCAGAAAGGATATGAGGAGCAAGAATCCTTTAAAACCTGTCTTCCATGGAAAGGCATCAGCCAAACAGCTTGTCAAGAGCCATGGTCTGTGCATATCAAAAGGATATTCTCTAGCACAAGATTTATGCATCGACAGTACTTTCTACCTTGGTTCTTTAGATGTGATTAATCCCACATGAGAAGTATTTCATTCAGGTCCTCTTTGCCTACATTTTAGGATGGGGattttctcttcatggccatttctttctctccttctgcTGGAGCCTTGAGGTCTGGAGCTTTGTATTTAATCACTGCCTGTGGAGTCACTGCAGATGGTATCTGCTCAATGCTACCAAATGCTAGATGGCATCTAATAAAAGTACAAAAACCctcataaaattatttcagaatttGAAAGTACACATGCCTATTCAACGTGGTGAATAAACTCAGCCAAGGGTCCTActtaaatacattattttaattCAGCCTTAATTCCAATGTTTCTGCTTTAGTGTCACATGGTACAAAAGAAAATGTCTGTGCTTCCAAATCCCTCCAAAAAGATAATTTCACAGGGAGGACAGGACCTTCTAATTATGATTTTTACAAATGTGCTTTAATATGGCTGTTCCATGGCAGGGAaggcttcttttctcagtggggTTCCTTGTACAAGATAACCAGGATTAAAGACCACAACCAGTCACTGAATAAGAAAATccctgagaagagagaaacAGCTGGAAGGAGGCCAAAGCTGCTGCCAAAAGATGCTTCAGTGAGTGAGTGCATTCACTCTGATGAGGGAGGCCAGAGGATAGCTCTTGAGAAACAGTTCCTGAATTAGCTTTCAGTCTTGTTATATCTGGCAGTGAACTTTATAGCTTTCACAATGAGCAGCAGGCTCACAATCCAGCCAAGTGTCCTTCCAGTGATGACACTGGATGTAGCTAGGCTGTATAAGAAAGATTGTCAGCTAAGCAAACCTGTTAGTGAAGGCTTGAAATGCTCTTTATCCTTACTAGGTATTAGTTTTGGcttgaaaacaaaactgattGTGCAAAAGGAAGGTCACCAGCAAAGTAATAATGAGAAGAAGGATTAAGCTGGGCTTAATTTTCTAATAGTGACTGGTTTACATTAATGGTTTTCTGGGAACACAGAGAAGGTCTGCACAATGGTGAACAACTGAGTATCTAATACACAGGAAACTGCAAAGAATTTTGTCCTTTCCACTCATTAGTGAAGACTACTCATAGTTTTGCAGGGTCAGGACTTAACCGAAACTGCTCTTTAAATTTGAGATTTCAATTATTTGAATGGCATAAGGCTAAAATATCAAATGAACCCTACATCTCTTTAAGGTGCCATTTACTTACTTCTTTTGAAGTCACTTGTGACTCTCTAATAGGTTGTACTCACCACATTTATATGTCCTCTTAAATAAAACACATGTGGCTCTCGGCAATGCAGCTTATACGTTCATAAAATCCAAGTAATTTTGTGCTAAGTTCTAATTAAGAAATTTAATTGAGCCTCCAGTTGCTACTCTGTCTGTGTAAGCAGCAGCTAGGGATCACCTAATCATTCAGAGATCTGTATTGCTTtccttttgtttatttaaagagCTGTACATGACACATATTTCTTTAGACGAGTTCTCTTTAAATATTGGACAATGAAAGCAAAGAGCATGTAAACTTTGTGGCTACTCCTAAACAATCATCTGAGTACTTTGTAAGTGACACTGAAGCTCTCTCTTTTTGCCCTAGGTCAAAACCCTTTCTTGCGTCACACAGAAAAATAGCAACATTCTTTATTCTCGAAAGAATTTATTATTAGAAAGGCTAAATTgtcaaaataaatgttttcttgTTATAGAGATTTAACCACTATTATTTTCCACTGTGTCCTTCGCTCAGAGACTTTGTTATACATCATAAAAAATCCAGTGTCAATCAGCTGTCTCTCAGCAGTAGAAAGTGACATCCCTATGAAGATCAGGGCCCTCAAATGAGACTTTGAACCCCCTGTACTGGTAAATATCCAgaacagctttgctgctgtCATTACAGATATCCTGGTGTAACTCAGGTCAGGCTCTGTGCACAGCGCCTGCCTTCTTCTCAGAAGGATCAGATGCACTCCAGTAAATTAAGCAGTAACACAAATAACAATCCAGACACCCAGGCTTTTCAAAAGTCTTCCCCCTGCCAAGCCTGTTTAGCCGTGCTTACGTATAATCAAAGCCTACAATGGCCTAACTTTTACCATATTTCAAGCGCTTTGCATCTCGATTTTGTTAAGGGTCCAGTTCTGTTGAAATGGTTTCAGCTGATAAGATTATTCTAGTAAGCAGGGCTTAACCTTGGGGAAACAAAGGGTGGATTGAAATAGCGTTCgcccttcccttctcttccaCTCTGCAGATGCACGCACAGGCTGCGTGCGCTCCCCTCTCGCAGCGCTCCGCACCCCGCGGGTCACCTTGCCAGGCAGGCGCGGCGCTCCCCGCAGCGGGGCGCACAGCGCTGGtcggcctctgccacctgctgGCAAAGCCGCAAACGGCCCAGGGGTGAAATGGGAGCCTGGAGGCTGCCTGTGCACTCCTAGAACCCGTCTCCATTAACTAAAACCATCGTGGCACAAAGAGGACAGCCTTCTACTGCCGTTGCTCTTCACGCAGCTTTGGCTATGCCCGAAGAACTCCGTCAGAAAAATACCTCCAAAATTAAAATAGCTGTTCTTGCACATATACATAAAGGCCTTCATTGATTAGAGCATATTGGTGTTCTGTGAGACTGAtttgtgttgtttttaaggCAATTCAAACAACCTTTTAGGTATCTGCATCAATTTTAGAATTGAGATTAACAGCTGAACTTATCCTTATTAGGCCTAACTGATTTCTGCTCCTGAATTGTGGTAAAATTGAAATGTAGGTCTGGGTTGAAACCTGGCAAAAGGTGAAAATTCTCTTTTCAGCTTTATATCCTATGCCTGATACACTAAGTAGCCCACACAGCAAATCTGCATATGCCTTAGAGTGTTAGCTGTTTAACATATTGTGGGCAGCTGATATTCATATCTGTGAGAGGTTAATAACACCCTGTGAACCAGAGGGTTCCTGGGCACACTTGGGTAATTGCTGCAGTTAAATGCTTTAGactcacagcagcctctggagaTGAAATTCTCATGCAAAATTCATTCCCATGAATTACTGCAGTTCATCAAAGATTCTACTCACAAAAGTACTGCATAGTGAATTTCTTCAACGGAAGCTTGTATCTCGATCAAAAATATAAGTCTGTCAATACAAACCCCTATCTCTGCCTCAAGCAGAGTCTTGTTCTACCCCTCTAGGAaactgcagcctctggaagtgCAGAGCAGCCCTCAGGCTGCGCAGCACCACTAACGCTGGCCTTCTGGGAAGCCTCGGAGAGAAACAGAGAGGAAACAAAGGTCTGTCCAGGTTATTAGACAGTGAATggattagggaaaaaaaaaaaaaaaaaaaaaaaaaccgccaaaaaaacccaagccaaCAAACACTATGTGACATGACCGTCCTTTGAGTTTTTGGGATCCTTTTGAGATGACAGCCTTACAGCTGCTATCAACATCAAAAGCACAAGAAAAGGGGAGGGGGATGGCACACAAGAATTAGCTCCATTTAATTTGGGTTGCTACTCCTTGTGCAACACATTATGAAATGAGTGTTAGCTCATCTAGACTCATTAGGTTACAAAGTAATTCCAGGCTGTCTAAAAGCATATCTTTACCGTACGCCTTCACACAAAACATAACTTTCTGAACGTACTGCTTAGTGCGTACTTCCAGAACGAAGCTTCCCAGCCAAAGAACAGACCTGCATCGTACCAAGGCGAATcgcctctttttttcttccgcAGGGCGGGGGAAGCAAATATACCCAGCACTTTTTAAGCGGCGGAGATGACAAAAGACAAGACATTCTGTTCCACACTGCACCACAGGCACCCATAGAACGCGTCCTTCCGGCGGCAGACGAGGGGCGGGGACAGGCGGGGACGGGCTCCATCCCGTGCCCGGGGCGCTCCCGGCGGAAGCGGTGGCGCGGGGCGGGGAGCCATGGCGGCCATGGTGATGGAGCAACGTGAGTTGGGGCGGCTCTCGGCACTCGCCGTGTACCGCCGGATGGCGGGGACCGGGCGGATGGAGCGGCGCCGCCGCGGGGCCCCGCTGCCCGCGGGTCGCAAGCGGGCCAAGGCCCGCCCGAGGCGCGGCCGGGCGGGAGGCGGCGGATCGGAGCCGGAGGCGCCGCCGCCCGCGGCGCCCCCGAGCCACTTGGAGCTCCCCGAGGAGGCCCCCGTGGAGCTCCCCGTGGAGCTCCCCGTGGTGGTCCCCGTAGAGGCCCCCGTGGAGGCCCCCGTGGATCCTCGGCCCGAGGCGACGGACGCCGGGCCTGACGCGAAACCGCGTGGTGGCCCCAAGGCGATGCTCTGCGGCCCGCGGCCGGCCGGGAAGGACGGCGGCGGTGTGTCGGGGCTGCTGCGGCGGCTGGCGCTGCTGGAGGACAGCCGGCAGCGGGCCGCCGAGCTCTTCCGCTGGCTGCTGGCCCCGGTGGCGCCGGCGGAGTTCCTGGGGCGGCACTGGGAACGGgcgccgctgctgctgcggcgGGGCGACCCCGGCTACTACGCGGGGCTCTTCTCCACGGCCGACTTCGACGCCGCCTTGCGAGGAGGAGAGGTTCACTTCGGCACCCACCTGGATGTGACCAGCTATGCCGAGGGAGTGCGGGAGACGCACAACCCCTccggcagagccctgcctgctgtCGTGTGGGACTTCTACCAGAACGGCTGCTCCCTGCGCCTCCTCTGCCCGCAGGCCTTCTCCCCTACCGTCTGGCacttcctctccatcctgcaggaGCAGTTTGGCAGCATGGCAGGGGCGAACACCTACCTCACGCCCCCGGGTACGCAGGGCTTTGCCCCCCACTATGATGACATCGAGGCCTTcgtgctgcagctggaggggaAGAAGCACTGGCGTGTCTACAGGCCCAGAACAGATGCTGAGGTGCTGCCCCAGTTCTCCAGTGCAAACCTCACACAGGCTGAACTCGGTGAGCCTGTGCTGGAGACTGTGCTGGAGGCTGGAGACCTGCTGTACTTCCCCCGTGGCTTTATTCACCAGGGTGATTGTCTCCCTGATGCACATTCACTCCACATCACTGTGTCTTCCTACCAGAGAAATTCCTGGGGGGACTTTTTGGAGAAGctcctcccagctgccctgcagatGGCCCTGGAGGAGGATGTGGAGTACCGACGGGGGCTTCCCATGGACTACCTGCAGTATATGGGGGTCACTAACTCTGACACAGTCGATGCTCGGCGAACGGCCTTTGTGGAGAAGGTGCAGAGCCTGATAAAGAAACTTGTTGACTATGCACCCATCGATGCTGCTGTGGATCAGAGAGCCAAGTCGTTTCTTCATGACTGTCTCCCTCCAGTGCTCACTCAAAGTGAAAAGGCACAGAGTGTCTACGGCTTCCCGGCCCGGTGGCAAGATGGAGGCCCCTGCAACGTTGATATCCTGATAACAAAAGACACCGAAGTACGCCTGCTCCGTCATGGCATTGTTAGACTGTGTAATGAAGAGGCAGGTGTGATGCTGTACTACACTACAGAAAACTCAAGAGTGTATCATAAGGAAGAACCCAAGTTTCTTGAGCTAGATCCTGAATATACAGACAGTATAGAATTTCTTCTGTCTTCCTATCCAAATCATGTAAGTGTGGCTAACCTTCCATGTGAAACCTTGGAGGAAAAGATTTCTCTAGCTACACTTCTGTTTGAGAAAGGTATTCTGACTACAAAGAAGCCTCTGGCAAAAATCTAACCCTTATTTTTTCACAAAATAAAAGTACACTTGTTTAGAAAATGTTCTGTCTTGGTCTTGCCTTTTGTCTGCTAGATATGAATCAGCAGTTCAGGTCTCTGCATCTCATCTGGGGATAGAAGGTCTATGTCGTGGGTAGAGAAATCAAATGTTCTGAATAAAATAAGTATTTGCTCTAGGAGCAATTCTGCATGGCTAAGTGCCTAGAGAAGAGAATTTGTTATCTTCTTTTCACCAGCCATGTTATTACACCCTAGGTAACTTCAGGGAGGTTGTGAACTTTCTTGTAGTCATCATCATGTTTTCAGAGTATTTTTAAGCAGTCTGCTCAGCTTTATGCAGGAAATACTGTTCATAGGCATATTTGGTAATGGTCACCATTCTGTCTGCCTTTGCTGGGCTATCCTGCA is a window from the Zonotrichia albicollis isolate bZonAlb1 chromosome 6, bZonAlb1.hap1, whole genome shotgun sequence genome containing:
- the RIOX1 gene encoding ribosomal oxygenase 1 isoform X2, translated to MAAMVMEQRELGRLSALAVYRRMAGTGRMERRRRGAPLPAGRKRAKARPRRGRAGGGGSEPEEAPVELPVELPVVVPVEAPVEAPVDPRPEATDAGPDAKPRGGPKAMLCGPRPAGKDGGGVSGLLRRLALLEDSRQRAAELFRWLLAPVAPAEFLGRHWERAPLLLRRGDPGYYAGLFSTADFDAALRGGEVHFGTHLDVTSYAEGVRETHNPSGRALPAVVWDFYQNGCSLRLLCPQAFSPTVWHFLSILQEQFGSMAGANTYLTPPGTQGFAPHYDDIEAFVLQLEGKKHWRVYRPRTDAEVLPQFSSANLTQAELGEPVLETVLEAGDLLYFPRGFIHQGDCLPDAHSLHITVSSYQRNSWGDFLEKLLPAALQMALEEDVEYRRGLPMDYLQYMGVTNSDTVDARRTAFVEKVQSLIKKLVDYAPIDAAVDQRAKSFLHDCLPPVLTQSEKAQSVYGFPARWQDGGPCNVDILITKDTEVRLLRHGIVRLCNEEAGVMLYYTTENSRVYHKEEPKFLELDPEYTDSIEFLLSSYPNHVSVANLPCETLEEKISLATLLFEKGILTTKKPLAKI
- the RIOX1 gene encoding ribosomal oxygenase 1 isoform X1 → MAAMVMEQRELGRLSALAVYRRMAGTGRMERRRRGAPLPAGRKRAKARPRRGRAGGGGSEPEAPPPAAPPSHLELPEEAPVELPVELPVVVPVEAPVEAPVDPRPEATDAGPDAKPRGGPKAMLCGPRPAGKDGGGVSGLLRRLALLEDSRQRAAELFRWLLAPVAPAEFLGRHWERAPLLLRRGDPGYYAGLFSTADFDAALRGGEVHFGTHLDVTSYAEGVRETHNPSGRALPAVVWDFYQNGCSLRLLCPQAFSPTVWHFLSILQEQFGSMAGANTYLTPPGTQGFAPHYDDIEAFVLQLEGKKHWRVYRPRTDAEVLPQFSSANLTQAELGEPVLETVLEAGDLLYFPRGFIHQGDCLPDAHSLHITVSSYQRNSWGDFLEKLLPAALQMALEEDVEYRRGLPMDYLQYMGVTNSDTVDARRTAFVEKVQSLIKKLVDYAPIDAAVDQRAKSFLHDCLPPVLTQSEKAQSVYGFPARWQDGGPCNVDILITKDTEVRLLRHGIVRLCNEEAGVMLYYTTENSRVYHKEEPKFLELDPEYTDSIEFLLSSYPNHVSVANLPCETLEEKISLATLLFEKGILTTKKPLAKI